The stretch of DNA CCAGACATGTCTTATGTGTTGAACAGCCACAGCTTTACCCTCACTTCGTGAAGTAGGTTCAGTGGGGTCAAACCCCACATACTCTCCAGAGATTCCAAACAGTAATTGATTAGCAAAAATGTTCTCAAGGGGAACACCAAGCTCCAATGCAACAGGCTGGCAGAATGAGCAATGGGTAGGTAAAAAACAGACTTTGTTGAGTATGGAAAGTGACTTAAAAATTATCAAAACTTCTTGCATTGTTTTTATAGATGAAGAGTGTAACACATATCAGTTTATGATGAGAAAATTAAAAAATGTATCCCAAAGAATGGAAGAATCTGGTTTTGTTTGTTCCTGCAATCTTTGAAACTCTGTCGAAAGTAAGGCTAAAGAAACACGAAGTTGAATCAAACAGAAGCTTGAGGGATCAAAATCAGAGTATAAAATGCATACTGACTTCCCTGAAATATCACCAGGTAAGTATTAGACAGCTATAGTGTTTATACCTTGATCATCTGTCGGAAGCCCCCAGAAACAATTAGACATCAGCATTTCTAGCTTTTAGCTTCTCGATCAGTTCAGCTATTCCAGAAGATATCCTACAGAACAAATGCCACTTGCATCAAGACTAGTAGAACAAATGAGAGGCCAATCTACAAGACTACAATTAATGGGTATGCCGGTAAGGGCAACATTGCCATGCAACATGAGGGTTGTATCTGGTGGCTGCATCGATATGTATATGCAGGAATCAGAAAATGTATCAAAAAGGAAGGCTTGTGTTGACTTACAACAAACAGATAATGTGGGAGCAGCGCGATATACAAAGCCACATTTATTTAAAATGAATAAGAAGTTATCAAGTACTTCCTCATCCAACATGAACCATGAAAATGTGCTAGGAAAGCAGGATTACAATTTACAAACATCCAAAACAATCCATTATTTCCTTCTGTGATCTAACCATCTCAAAAACATAACCGAACAACAATAGAATATCACTTAAAATTAATACAAGAACAAGACAATGAACTTGCATGTGAGCTTACCTTGGTGGCCTCTGCTCTATACAGTCCTGTACTTGTTCAATGGATGGCTTGAATAGAGATAGCCGAGCAGCAAGTGCCTCTTCAAATGCAACAGATCCAGCCATGGCCCTAGGAACAAGAAACGAAGATTAAAATTAGCACTTGAATTGAACATTACACACAGCTTGCAGCATTATGCAAAGGATTACTTGGCTACAGCTCCAGAAGCTAACATCTTTTTAATTACTTAGCTGTCCACTGGGCAACTGCCTGGCCTGCCCCGTAGAAATCTGCAAGCTCATCGATGCCCTCGTCCAGGCAGACCGTGCTGTCGACGTCAAAGCACACCGCGTCGGCATCGCACCAGGTCCTGATAACCTCTGGAGAGAATACCAAGGTTGGCATAACACGATCTTGACTAGTAGAACTACaacgttactgcacaaaaataAATCTCACGGCACTGATGTTTGGAAGGCTGGTGGTCCTCCAAATTTGAGGACGAAGAACTCTTATACAAGGCTGGTGGTATGAAACTGAGATGATTTGAAAGTCTGACATGGTGGGACAGAGGCTTCCTCAAGTTTCTTGGTAAACCTGAATTCTTTGGCAACCAAACTGAGGACACCTAAGGATTGTAAATCGACTGGACTGGGTAGACTTTCCGTCCATTCAATTGGGCCATTTAAGTAAACATACCGTAGCTTTAATGATCGTTGCAGAAACACACACGCACCCACACAAGTCATTGGACTAGTGGCACTTGATTTGGTTGGGTAAAGGTATTTATGTTTgttgtttgaaaaaaaaatcttaTGATTAATTGATAATAATAAAAATCTGGGCTTCATACCAACTAGCAATAACATGTTATTCTGAGTTTAATCACTAGATGAAAACCCAATGGCACTTTACAATGAGTTGCAGCAGTGATATCACATTGAAAGCAACGCTGAATTGTTCAGAAGGGGGCAATTTTGGCCCAGCGAGAAACACCGGAGAAGTTTGGTCTTCTTCTTTTGCATCGTACGCGCATTCTAAAGGAATACATGTACACCACTACACCCTATCAGGCCAGAGATTAGCCGACTAGGTAAGAGGAAATGTAGCTAGCCTGTAGGCATCTCGACGGGGGCAGGCGATCTGGCGGCGATGGAGTGATGGATGCTCTAAAGAAGTAGTAAGATAGATCTCATCCCGGGTTCCGACCTTCCGGAACAAGGACGAGAAGAAAAACATACTCACCTCCGGCTTCCCCGGTGACGGCCTGGCGTATCGACCGGcgagcggtggcggtggcggcggcgttgtGTCGTTGGAGGGGCTCCGCTCACCAGGTGGAAAGCGGCGGCAGCTCAACTGGCAGGTGGGCCTGCCAAAGGCAAGGCGACGCAGGTGGGCCTCCTCCGATCCAAAGGCCAGCAAGAGTCCACGTGGCATCTTCACTGCGACGCACACCCGTGCAAGTATACTACCCACGTGGCGGCTCCACTtctacgccgccgccgccgcatggCCCGGGCCTCCCTCGCGGCCTCGCtccccatcgccgccgccgcgagatTCCGATTCCGCCCCAGCTTCCGCGGCATGGCCTCCGCATCCGCCGCGGTGGGCGCGCCCGCGAGGGTGGGCGTGGTGCAGATGACCTCCGTGGGGGACGTCGACGCCAACTACGCCACCTGCTCCCGCCTCACCAAGGCAAGCCCCCGCTCCCCCTCTCGTTGACTCTAGCTAGATAGACCGCGCTGTTAGCTGGGCTACCACTGgctgggccgccgccgtgccatcCCGGCCGGGGGTAGGCGGTGGTATGGTAGGCTGCACCCTCCTACCTGACATTACTCGCAACTTAGCaaagtggtggttaagttttcgTGGTGGGTAGATTTATCAGTGACGCAGAGAAGATGCAGCGCCAATGTCCAGCAGCCGATTGAATTGGTGGAACCCAATTTTGGGAGGGAAAATAATTGTGATTGAGGAAATGGAAAGAAATGGATGCACAGTTCAAATGCTCATTTGGAAATGAGAAATTTCTTCGGTTTTTTCATGTGCGGGTGTCAATGGAATCGGAGTGGAAAAAATTGCTAGGTTATTTTAATGTGTCAACTGTAGTTCGGGTGAACATGAATGGCGGTTGAAACTTGGAAGTGACCGTTCCTGTCGTACATCAATTCCATGGCACAACCAGCTTTGCTTCCTGTAGAAGAGCAGAGCTAAGCAATGTTCAAATATGGAACTTTATGTTATaatgtactccctccatttttaaatatatgacaAGGATAAGCTAATTACTTCAAATATGAACTAATTACCTTGTCCTATAATGTATCTGATGTTCACGAAACCGTTGTCAATAAGGCTAATAGTTTTTAGTAGTTACTAGTTACTAGTTAGTACCCTTAGTAGCCCCATTGTATTTACCATAATAATATGTTTGTTGTTTTGTAATGTTAGGTTCTCTTAAGTTGTTTCTTCTATTTGCCCTGTTTTTGTTATCAATAATGCTGAGTAGACTAACATGGTGTACTTTATTTTAGGAAGCAGCTGCATCTGGAGTGAAATTTCTTTGTTTTCCTGAGGTCTTCTCATTCATTGGATCCAAGGATGGCGAGTCTGTTAAGCTAGCTGAACCATTAGATGGGCCAATAATGCAGAGATATTGCTCACTTGCAAAGTTAGTGAGAACAAAATtgttgcttttcttttaatattTCACATCTGTCTTGTTTCAAAGTGAATAGACTACAGAGTGAATCATTTAATGTCCCAGAATGCACCTGTATTCAGGGTAAATGCTCTTGTTCTCtaacttgaatcttcatttttTTTCATCTCACATATGTATCTTTTTACCATGGCTTTGTGTTAT from Panicum hallii strain FIL2 chromosome 3, PHallii_v3.1, whole genome shotgun sequence encodes:
- the LOC112885533 gene encoding LOW QUALITY PROTEIN: phosphoserine phosphatase, chloroplastic-like (The sequence of the model RefSeq protein was modified relative to this genomic sequence to represent the inferred CDS: inserted 1 base in 1 codon) encodes the protein MRRRRRRSGAATWPLQRHNAAATATARRSIRQAVTGEAGEVIRTWCDADAVCFDVDSTVCLDEGIDELADFYGAGQAVAQWTAKAMAGSVAFEEALAARLSLFKPSIEQVQDCIEQRPPRISSGIAELIEKLKARNADVXIVSGGFRQMIKPVALELGVPLENIFANQLLFGISGEYVGFDPTEPTSRSEGKAVAVQHIRHKCRYKSVVMIGDGATDLEARQPGGADLFICYGGVQMREAVARKADWVVSDFNEL